GGATGGGTTTGAGGAAGAAGGCGGGGAGAAACcttgtgataacaatacagagaaatccttacaggaggtaatagatacattaagaaacctggaaaagcgagttaaaatgaacctgcctactacttcaatacctgtaattcctccagttagcccaactaTCCCACCGATGCTGCACtcgagaaaagatccaattctacagtGTTGGTCTGGTGTTACTCGTGATGCTATTTTGGAGGGAGAATGGCAGGTGACCAGCTTGTTAGCTTGTCCAGTACTAATTAATAATCTTGATGCACATAACTGGGACATGATTTGTGGAAGAttaatgatcagattttagcAACGGGAGTGTTGCAACctgctcttccaccttttaTGATGATCCCACAGATTTGGcaaattgttgtgatagacttgaaagactgttctgtctttttcacGATTCCCTTACACCCTGATGACACACAAAGAGACTCACTAACGATCATTTGCAACCGTTCCGATCCTGGTTGCATGGGACCGAAGCCAACAGTCCTCaaacttgttcaccagaacagcggGCTGCCCTGAAAGTTGTATCCcgcaagattcagactggctggtgtggtcaCCGAATGGCAAATCATCcgttatcttttttggtttgtaatgttgccacttcaccttttgcccttattttgcaatggcaaaagaaaaagggggaaaatatggCGATCattttagagtggttgtttttgccattgcagcccagacatcgtattttaagtcgccctgaagcagtagcggccttggtgagaaaaggaagagacaggattgttgaaactgatgggactgaaccagcagatatcagtattccatTCCGTGGTGATGATTATGAATGGCttctgagacattcaacagccatacaggaagccttgataggttatacaggtgttgtacacaacaaccggccaaaaggacctctctggaagatgttagaacattatCAGTGGATTGCGAGACCGTTACGCTCAAAAAGACCAGCTGAAGGGCCAACggtgtttacagatgcaggacgaaagatgaagaaggctgtgcgtgtttggcaatccgataatcagtggcagaaacaagtgaTCACCGCTGAACCAGgggacaaccttcaaaccttagaactgaaagcagctgttgaaagggcaaaccgtacccggaaggattatcttcagagacagaaagtatcgcaGGACACAGACGTAACTAAACggttgactaaggtgttgtttaccttaaactatctCTCCCTTACGGAGGatagagagggaccacctgttgttatacatcaccaaacggcgcgagggaaccaaacaactacagttcctggtttgaatgttctgtataaaaatatggcttcaggtgtatgggaaggacctaatccagtgttatttatcggtagaggttatttttgtatctccacagataaaggacctatatgggtccctagcaagtttgtgcgacctgtatgtcaagatcagaagacagaagagaagactcagagcgagcagacggaataaactgtctatgttgtaagggatgtaacccGTGGGTATTGTGCCGATGTACGCTATGTGGGGTAAaacggttctgtaagccaaagcttaaatgtaaatggtgtaaagagtgtatgtgtttgattagtaacTGGGCATGAAACAAGAGAAAGCATACgactagtgtaataccatgctgaCTGGAGACAgtatacatcatcagaatctgtgaaagcacagatttgtggggtggaatgaaaagaaaaaaaaagaaagaaaaaaaaaaaggtggaaattgCAGGACTAAACATGTTTAACTGGTGGACTTGGTTTacggtcttgatgaattttttacccattggccaaagtatttttgacatcttgcctagaacaaacatatgggtgacatgggaAAATATCACGGgggtaacagacttttgtttgagtttgcagcaagcagacaacccctttagaacttgtttaattggtattcccctgcaagagaatgaaacaaattttgatggttttttgaaatgttaaaacagtggatctgacttccaatcagaatggtacatgtatgagtccGAAAGGGCAAtttgtttggccttctatgcgtaATGCAGCATGGCAGAAAACGGTTATTGAGAATTTGAATCGACCGTATCATTTGCCATTGCAGGAGTTAAACCTATAAGGTAGCATTACGCCCATTAAATACGTTAACGTGACTGCAACGGGAATGCCAGAATGCGAGGACACGGTAGCACCACTTCAACCTCTAAATGacactggagtaatttggtttggtgaacCGTGGCGATTGTGGCTAGCAGGTCAAGGTGAATGGGAGTTTGATACAAGGCTTCAAAATTTAACCGGTTCACCTAATTGGGGTGAACTGAAAGCTGGAGGCTTACATGTAAATGTATCAGGGGGCTATCAGTTGCCACCGGGAGTCTTTTTGGTATGTGGAGATAGAGCAtggccagggattcctttgaatcctgtcggtggaccatgttatttagggcgTTTAACTTTGTTTGCTCGGCGGATGAAAGACTTCTTGACTCCACAATTTCATAGATCACGGAGGGCACTGCGCACcttgatgaaacatgtaatgaccgaGTCGATCTGCAGCCTGTAACAACAAATGTCttagcctccatatttatgccagAAGCAATGACTGCATTAGACGCTAAGAACAGATGAAGGTTAGCgtgctggggagagaagcaATTTAATCAtacatcacagattttaagttcgttATCGCTTGAcgtagatagtgttaggcatgctacattacaaaatagagctgcagtagattttttgttattagcacatggacacggttgtgaggattttgaagggatgtgtcATGTGAACCTTCCCGATCATTGCATATCTAtccacaagaagttgtcacagctgcagggaaacatgaagcatattcttgttgatgataatccctttgatgaatggttgagaggattgggcgtaacaggttggttaaagacgttattgatggaaggaatacgctttgttataatcattCTTGTAAGGCTTTtagttttcagctgtgttttttcttgtttaaagagagTAGTTTTTAACATAACCAATCAGGCCTGGCttgtgcaaaggaaaaagggggaattgtagaagaatggctgcagaagcatggccttagaatctctggagatctgcacaatccaggcctggtattagaataggcctgtaatcagaattgtccTGAAGTcgctgtgctgaagttaacaggAAAGGcagccttgagctattcttgaatcctgagaccaagcaattatgttgtgccaacaggccgtggctgtaacaagctacagctgctgggaaagcaggtgcagggccaagaaagacAGGGAGCGGTATGGGAAAAgagggagtaacaaactacaaggctgaagcacagcaacacaattagctacatggatagaatgcttattttagtcatgataattaggggtgtgagaaccgcgcgtgtttagagactactaaccaattatatttctgctttacgaatatgcacGTGTATGGGTTCTAtgtaagtagtgttagaaactaatgaagttgagcaagatgcataactcatattgagcgtcttcttgactccggcgaacccttcttccaatgagaattccttcctggcaccttctccaggggagcagtgctgcacttcCCCAAGGTGAGTTTTTTGGGCTCTGTTGGAATGCAAAAGTAAGCAGTGAATTttctcaccccagaaagcaggtagcagaacttttgtgctgtccTCCACATGGCTACCAGGACAGGGTGAGAACCACCAagagaattcttttctggcaccttctctggtGGGGCTGTGGCTGGGTGGTTCCATGGAGCATGTGGGCTCTGTACGAGTACAAAACTTGGCAGTTACTTttctcaccccagaaagcaggtagcagaaCTTTCATGATGTCCCCTCAATGGGCTACCAGGGCAAAGGGAGAACcaccaagagaattccttcccAGCACTGTTAGTGTGGAAACAGTCCTGGACTTTCCCAACATGCCAACCGGGCACTTGAAGAGTGGAAAAGAGAGATGATACATTCTTGGCCCAGGAAACAGGGAACtcaaggttttcttttgttagcAGCAGGCTACTAGGGGACTGTGAGACCCAGTGAGAGAATGACttccagtttcattttcagGGGGAGCTGTGGCTAGATGAAACATACTACAAGCACTTGGAAGAAGCCTCGTGTTTGCTAGCCCTTCTTCTTGCGGCGGACTTCAGCCCTATGGGATGTCCACTGGCAATACAACACAGCAGGGGTGAAACAgcctaggaggttcctggagcgTGTGCAAGAgaccttcctgacacagctggtcagcgAACCaaccaggggagatgccccactggacctgttgtttacaaacagggaaaaacCAGTGAGTGATGTGGTGGTCGGAAGAATGTCTTGGGCATAGTGATCATGAGATGATAATTTTTGAGTCTCAGAGGTGTAAGGAGGGCAGTCAGCAGAACCGCTAGCTTGGACTTCCAGAGGACCGACTTTGGCTTGCTTAGGAGCCTGGTCAACAGAATCCCTTGGGAgatagttctgaagggccacaaggtccaggaaggctgggcattcCTCAGGAAGATAGTCTTAAAGGTACAAAAGCAGGCGGTCCCTATGTGCTGAAGGATGAGCAGGTAGGGAAGAAGATTgacctggctgaacagagagctttggctggacCTCAGGGGGGGAAAGGAGAGTCGACCACccttggaagaaggggcaggcagctctggaggactataaggatgttgTGGGGTTACGCAGGGCGAAGATCAAACAGCAGAAATCCCAGGAAGAACTgaggctggccactgccataaaaggtaacaaaaaatgttcttaCAACTACATGAGAAACAGAAGGAGGGTGAAAGATAATCTTCATCCTTTACTGGGTGCGGCAGGCAACGTGGCCACAAAGGACAAGGAAAATGCTGAGGTACTTCATGCCTTTTTTTGGCTCTGCCGTTAATAGCAAGCCCCGTTTCCCTCTAGGTACTCAGCTCCTTGAGCTggaagagagggaggaggaggagcagaatgatgTCCAGGGGAAATGGGTAGCGACCTGCTGCTCCGCTCTGGCATGCACAGGTCTCTGGGGCTGTAGGGTATCCACACGAgagtactgagggagctggcagaggtgcTCACCTAGCAGGAGAAAGTTCTGAGCATATACACGTTCCCTTCCAAGCAACCCCCACATTGACCTCCCTCTTGAGAAAGAGAAGTTGGTTCTTTTGCTCAGGACCCGTCTGATGGATGATGCCTCTGGGTGCAGGATTTGTCCCGCGCGTGGGAGCAggggcctgggcagggctgcgTGGAAGCGCGTTTCCCGGCGTTTCTTGTCGCTGCTGCCCAGCCTTTGCTGCAGAGCGCGCTGGCAGCGAGCCGTGCGGCCTGCCCCCGCCGGAGGGAGCGGGTGACAGCCGCCGGGGCCCGACGGCGACCGCCGAGGGGAGGCGGCTGCTGGCCCCGGGGGAGCTGCCGCCCGGCGCTGGCGGCAGGGGGCGGGGCTGGCGCCGCGCCGTCGCCTAACAACGGGGGACGCCATAGCAGCGCCACTTTGACGGGCAGCGGGCTCGGCCAatgggcggcggcgggagcctTGAAAAGCCAGGGCCACGGTGCGGGGCCGGCTGAGGTGCGGCGGGTGCGGGCTGGCGGGGAGGCGGGCTGGCGGCCAGCAGGCGCTGACCTCTGGGGGAGCACCCGtagccccttcccctcccctcccctcccctccctcccgcccCTATCTGCCTCACTTTTGCTGGGGGTCGGTTGCTTTGCGGGCTAGGGGGGAGTGGGAGTGGGGGGaaggctgctgcctctgccagatTCCCCCCAGGCCAGGCGCTATGGCGAGATCGTAGACGCTGCTGGCGGAGATGGCCTCGctcagcctgccccagctgctggagctcgCCGTTGTGAACTCCAAAGGCACGACCGTGAACTACGATGCACTGCACAGGCTGCTGGAGGGCATCCTCAGGGGCCTGGGCCTGTGTgagctgcctgggcagcagcaggggctcaGCCCAACGCAGCCGGAGGGGGCCCAGCCTGCCGAGGCCCCCCCCGGGCTGGAGGAGGCGGCAGGTGGGACCCAGGCCCGGTCCAAGGGCCAGGAGTTGCCGGAGCACCTGCTGCAGAAGACCACCAGCAGCCCCCGGGTCGCCTCTGCAGCCGCTGATGTGAAGGAGGCGGAGGAAGGCGGTGTGAGCGGCGTCTCCAAGGTAGAGGCTCCTCCCAGTGCCCTGGGTGCCCCCCACTCCGAGGTGCCCCCCCCTCCGGGGGCTGTGCACTGCCCCTTAGAGCAAGGCCTGCTTGAAGCCCCTGCTCACGGTGGGGATGGAGTTTGGGCCAGGAAGAGCTGAGATGCTGCTCGGGTGGCTCTGGGCCCTCCCGCCGTTGCCATCCATGAGCGGCGGGTGCGACAGAGCACCCGGTGCCCCCTGGCCGCAGGTTCAGCCCCCCGGCttccagccccaccaccctctccctccctccctctcttctgcGCTCCTGAAAAGCCGGGGATGGCACCTGCTCCTTGGGCAGATGAGGTTCCCTCAGCACCTTGTGGGCCTCATCTCCCACCGAAAGGCCCCCGGGCTCGCCCAAGCGCTCAGCCCGACTTGGGTGGGCGCTGCAGGGGGGCACTGAGCTgcctggcacagagctgctcaTGGCCCTGCTTTTCCCGAGCATCCCCAGCGGGAAGAGAGGCGCTCAGGGCCAAGGAAAGAGCTGCCCCAGCACTACAGGGCCGGATCCTGCCGGGGCTGGCACAATTCGGGAGGATGTCCCctggggggtgggcagggagcacTCGCCCTCTGCGGGGTGGGTCTGGCCTCTGCTCGGTGGCTCCGGCTTCGTTAGTGGCGGCCACCAGTGCCCTCCCTGGCCAGGCTGCCCTCGaggggtggcagcagctccttgCCCTTTGGATCCGCTCCAGTGCTGGCACAGAGCCTGGAgcgggcaggcagggccagaTCCGTCCCTGCTGACGCGAGTTGTGCAATgggcccagggcaggggtgagggtccctgggggctgctgcccctTCTTGGCTGTCGAAGACACGGTGAATGGAAAGCGCTGGCCACAGTGCCCTGCCCGCTTGGCTGGGCCGGACCCTGCGCTGCCCCCCCTGCTCTGGACAGACCAGAGCCGGGGGCCTGGTCTCCAGGCACCCTCCCCTGGGGCTCAACCCGCCCTCCCCTTCTAGGTCCTGGTGCTCTTCTTGAATCTCCTGGAGGAGATCAGCAGGGTGAAGGTGGCGGAGGACATCAGGATGATCCAGAAGGCACTTGGCTtggtgagctgctgctgctggtgtccccaggagGGGCACTGGTCCCTCACCCCCCTCCATGCCCCTCCCTGCGGCCCTGGGTGTCACACAGCATGAAGGGCCCCTGGGGGGAAGAGTGCGTGGGAAGGGTGTCCCAGAGGGGCGCGTTGGGGCTcagcccaccccagctgcagccccccacccttctcctgccagggctgtccTGGGGAGGGTAGGAACGGGCACCACTGCCTGCGGCACAGGCTGCTGGTAGAGGTAACTGCAGGTGTCAAGCAATGTGGTACTGAGGCGCTTCTTAACTAAAGGGCCATAGAAAGAGTCATGTgggtgctgggaaggaggggagatCAAGATCTACCTGTGCAACACAGCCCCGGcccccaggcagagccctgcccagcGTCCCTCTGCCTTGCACCCAAGCTCCTTTGTGGATCCTTCATTCCAATCTTAGAGCTGTCCCTCTCCTCTACCTCCCCCAGGGGAACCTCGGCGatgctgccagccagctgccaggCCACCGTGGGCAGACAATACCTGAAAGTGGTGTGGCACGGCCACAAGCGCATGTGGATCCCTCTGAAGGACAGGGGGTAGCTGCATCCCCGGGGGACCAGTGCACCTGGTCCCTCCGTGTCGGgtccccagcagtgctgggcagtGATGCTGTGGGGCTTGGcgctcctgctgctcctgccccagccctggctatGTGGCTGGGCTGACCCCTTGatccttccttccccaggaAGGTCTGAAGGAAGAGCGGAGCCTCTGCCTGGCCCCGGAGGAGGTGAGCACCATGGTGTGCTGGGAGGTGTTGGAGGGTTGCCTGGTGGGCAGCAaagcaggagagagaggaggaggaggaggtggccgAGGTCTGCTGGTGGCAAGTGCTGGGGCATCCTCTCTGCAGGAGCGCGGTCCCCAGcgcctccagctgctgcacccccagggcctCTGCAGAGGTCTGCCCAGCACTTGTCTGCCCTGCGCATCCCTTgtcaggcaggacctggcaTCGGCAGAGTGCGGGCAGCTCCTTGGCTGGCCCGACGTGCACTTTCTGAGCATGTTCTCctcagcaaagggctgtgttTAGGCTGGTGGGGAAAACCAGTGGGTGCTGGTACCTCCTTGAGGGGCCGGCTGCACCCATGTCCCCCAACAGCCCCTGGCTCCCAAATCTGgactggggctgctgctcctgaaacagctggggaggggctgtggtTGTGGGAGCTCGAGGGGTGTCCGTGGGGTGTGCACTTTGCCTTTGGGCTCTCGTGGAGTACTTGGGTTTGGCTTGGtgaagggggggaggggttggggacagggcaggggggctgtgggTCTGCCCGTGCTGCTGCATTTCTGCCCATAAACCTGCTCCCCattcctgcctcttcccaggAGGGCACTGGGGGCCAGTCTGCCCCTGCTGAGCCCCAGGCTTCAGCTGTGGACACGCTGCATGGAGCGAGCTCAGCGCTGGGGCCGAAGGAGCCCCGGACACAGcctgcccccagcaccaccaagGGGAGCCCTCAGAAGTGGGCAGGCGCTCCCTCTGATCAAGCAAGGACTTCTGATGGGAGCACCACCTCCCCGGGGACACAGCCAGAGTCCCCTGGGATCCAGGCCACTCTTGCAGGGGTGCAACCAGAGGCCTCCAGCACCCAGACCGCCTCCTTGGAGATGCAGGGGACccagggcagaggagcagaggtTCAGCCAGGCCCCCTCTGCACGGACCCCAGCCCTCAGAGTGCGAAGGAGGTGTCCCCTGAGGCCACTGACCCTGCTCAGGGGATGCAAGTTGATGCTGCAGGTCCTGTGGCTGCACCCAGCATGCAGCCTGCCAGGGCCgcacagccagccccagagACCTCCTGGGCAACAGCCCAGGGCTTAGAGATGCCCCTCAACGTTGTGTCCCCCTTGCAAGAGCCAGCGATGGGTTCACACTCTGACCACTCTGCGGACACAGCAGAGGCTCTACGCCAGGTTGGACAGCTGGGCCTCCTCTACACAAGCCTGAAGGAGCAGGTGGCCCAGCTGGAAGCCACCAAGGCAGGACATGGAGAGGTTGAGAAGCTGAGCCTGCTCTTCCTGAAGGAAGGTGGGAGCCCTgggagggctggtggggagcatTTGGCATGGGGCCGGCCTGGCTCAGGGGCTTGTTGTGGGGCCAGGCTGGCCCCAAGGGCAAGACCCCACTCACTGAGAGCATGTCCCCTTGGATCACATCCCTCTAGGCAAGGAGAGTATCAGCAGCGTCCTGGCGGACCTCCAGGACCAGAAGTCCTCcctgcaggggctggctggtgACCTGCAGGGCGAGAAGGGGAAGGTGAGCCTGCAGCAGTCCCTGAtggggctgtggggatggggggtAGGGAAGGGGCAGCCAAAGGGCCTGCGTGCTGGGACAACATGGGGGGCTGTGCTCTGACTCTGGTACCGCTGCCATTCCCAGATCAGGCAGCTGGAGGATGTGCTTCAAAagctgcaggaggctggatCTGCCTGCCAAGAGGATGACAAGGAGACTACACTGCACCTGGAGTAAAAGGATGGGAGAGGGTTTTGTGCCtcggggggggtggtgtgtgggTGGGGGCTGCAAGGGATCCTGGGGGCTGGGAACATCCCGGTTTGGGGGCAAGGGCCACCCCCTAAGCAGCCCCATGGACGCTAACCCTGCCCGTGCCCCTGTCTCGCTGGCCAGGACCATGGTGCGGGAGCTACAGCAGGAAATGAGGGAGctgagggagcagcagctcacAAGCAAGGCCATGTTGGAGCAGAGGGTGACAGAGgtggctgcccagctgcaggagcaggtgaGGTCCAGGGGGAGCATTCCCACTGCCCGCTGGCTCCGTGGGGTGGTCCTGGCATGGCTGCCGGCTGTATCCCCTGGCAGGATGGGGCCAACATGTCTGCGCGGCACCTGGGTTTGTTGGCTGCATCCATCCCACCTCAGAGCCAGTTCCTTCtccctttgctgcagctggacAAGCTGAAGGCGATGGAGAGGGGcgtggggcaggagcaggcagtgTGCCCCGACTGCAACATGAACGCCagtgggcagctggggcagctcctgcagtgctACAAGAAGCTCCAGGAGCAGGTGAACTCCATGTcacagcaggcagtgggcaAGGTGGCGCAGCAGCTGCCGGGGAGGAGCCAGGTAGGGAGATTGCTGGCATGGCGGGcttgggagggggctgctgggacACCCCCGGCTGGTTGTGCTTTGCTGTAATGTGGGGGGGCCCCTTGCTGCCCCTCAAATTGGCATGGATGAGTCAGCAGCGTGGAAGGAAATGAAAGGCTTGATGCAAATGTCCTGCTGGCACTGAGAGCCTGTGGCCACCGGCCGAGTACCCTGGCTCTAGTCCCTGCGGGCAGCTagacccccccctgccccgccccccagTACAGCACCACCTTGTTGTCTTGCTCCCTGAAGCAGGAcaaggggctgctggagctcaTCCAGGCCAATGTCAAACAGACGCAAGAGGACTGTGACAGACTGAGCCATGTCACAGGGAATCTCGTAGCTGACTGTCAGCGGAAGCAGGGAGACCTAGAGGTAGGTGGCTGCAACCCCTGAGGGGTCAGAGCATCCTCCAGGCAGACCCCCAGCTGGGGCCCACAAAGGATgtgtccctgccagcctgctggcagccctgTGGAGGGGCAAAGTACCTTTGCCAGAGGTTtttgggggatggggaggagtcGAGagtgctgggctggctgggaggcagctccaCCCCGGCCATGGTGTCATGGGGTGCTTTCTGTGTTGGAAGGTTCTGTTCCAGTCTGTGGAAAGACTGCAGAGGGACAAAGCTGCGAAGGAAGACCTGGCGCTGGAACTGGAAGTGGTATGGTCTTGAGGGGGTCCTGGGCAGGGTGATAGATGCTCCTTATCACTTGGGGTGGGGGCATTAGAACTGGCCTGGGGGAGGGAGGAtttccagagcagctgcaggtccCTCTGTCTCTCCGTGGGTCCCTTTGGCCGGTGGGTCTGACCCCACGGGGGTGATGGGGTGAGCAGGGAGGGCCCCACAGGAGcacttctccctttcccctgaCACAGGCTGGCCCTGCCTGTTGACCTCCAtcctttccccaccccactccTGCCTCTTTCTGTTGCCAGAAAGCAGACAAAGCTGCCCTGGCCGGCAAAGTCAACTGCACACAGTTTGAGTCCAACATAGAGCGACTGTACGAGACCATAGAGGAGATGCGGAGCCAGGTGACGggccaggggcagggctggcagcaggtccagcagcagctcagtgagCTCCGTGAAGAGATGGACTCCAAGGTGAGGGGTGGCTCATCTTTGTGGTGCAAAGCTGTCACTTCCAGGGTTTGGCAGCCGAAGGCAGCATCCCTGTGAggatccctgctgctgccttttctctgGGGACCATGACGTCCcgtgccagggcagctggctgAGGGTGTGTGTGTCCCCACAGCTGGACCGCCTGGAGCTGGGGCCTTTCCAGCAGGAGCTagagaactggaagagaagCCTGAAGCAGTTCAAGGAGAGGCTACTGGCGATGCCTGACAGCGGAGCTGGGATTAAGAAGTGAGTGCGATGGGGCCGGCGATGGCTTTGGGGACAGCACTTGCCCTGTTCCCTCGGGCAGATCCTCCGGTGCCCAGTATGAGGTAGAGCTTTTTCCCAGGCAGGAGCCCACAAccagctgctctccccaccGTAGCCCCTTTCTTTTGTAAGCAGCCAGCGGGCTGGGACCTTACTGGGCTGGTAGGGGACCCAGCAGGCTCAGAAGCTGCTGTCCCCTGCCAGACACTGTAACTCACTACAGCCAagtgcccagcaccctgctgctgcccaccagctgCCTGCTTGTGTGTCGGCAaggctgtgccccccccaggAGCTCTCACCATCCCTTTTGTGTccccacaggcagctgctggtcCCGTTTAGCTGCCTGTCCTGTGACCGGCCCCTCAGCATGCTCGTGCCTGGCCTGTGAGTATCGCTCAGCAGCGGTGCATCGGGGGGCTGTGTGGGTGGGACAGGGGGAGATGGGTGCTGGCGCTGCCCTGCTGCGCCAGGCACAGGTGTGAGGGTGTCTGCCTCGCGGGGGCTGACCCTGCCAAGGCCTCTGCCCACCTGTGGGGGGATGGGGACCCCCGTCTGAGGGTGGCAGGCAGGGTGATGCCGTGGGGTACAAGCCTGCGAGTTTGGGGCTGCTGGCTTTAATCCAGGGTGGGTTGTTTGTCCCCGTCACTCACGCGTGGCTCCTGTTCTCCCCAGAACGAACCCTAcgctgccactgctgccaccactgcccccctgccccgctgcgTACCCCCATACCGCTGTCAAGGCAGAGGGAACTcaacagcagaaacacaggTAGGGGACATGGGGACCCATCCCTGGCCCTTGGGGTgtgaggtgtccctgccccagtgAGGGAGGGCTCTTCCCCGGGTGTGGACAGAGGGGTCTGGAGGTgcccgggcagggcaggggagcagggatgTGCTGGGGGAGGGTCAGCTGTGCTTGCCCCGGGTCTGTGGGGTTTgacagccctgccctgcgctgcccaTGGAGCCCAGCTCTCTGCCTCCGTGGTGCTGAAGCCAGGTGTGATGAGCCGTGCCTGGTCTCAGCCTGCCCTCGGGCTTGGTGGGGCATCAGGTGCCTCCTGTGAGACAAGTCGCCAAGGTTCAGCCCCGCAGCTGGGGCAGCCCGGCTCCTGCCTGCCGG
This genomic interval from Falco peregrinus isolate bFalPer1 chromosome 2, bFalPer1.pri, whole genome shotgun sequence contains the following:
- the QRICH2 gene encoding glutamine-rich protein 2 isoform X3, whose product is MASLSLPQLLELAVVNSKGTTVNYDALHRLLEGILRGLGLCELPGQQQGLSPTQPEGAQPAEAPPGLEEAAGGTQARSKGQELPEHLLQKTTSSPRVASAAADVKEAEEGGVSGVSKEGTGGQSAPAEPQASAVDTLHGASSALGPKEPRTQPAPSTTKGSPQKWAGAPSDQARTSDGSTTSPGTQPESPGIQATLAGVQPEASSTQTASLEMQGTQGRGAEVQPGPLCTDPSPQSAKEVSPEATDPAQGMQVDAAGPVAAPSMQPARAAQPAPETSWATAQGLEMPLNVVSPLQEPAMGSHSDHSADTAEALRQVGQLGLLYTSLKEQVAQLEATKAGHGEVEKLSLLFLKEGKESISSVLADLQDQKSSLQGLAGDLQGEKGKIRQLEDVLQKLQEAGSACQEDDKETTLHLETMVRELQQEMRELREQQLTSKAMLEQRVTEVAAQLQEQLDKLKAMERGVGQEQAVCPDCNMNASGQLGQLLQCYKKLQEQVNSMSQQAVGKVAQQLPGRSQQDKGLLELIQANVKQTQEDCDRLSHVTGNLVADCQRKQGDLEVLFQSVERLQRDKAAKEDLALELEVKADKAALAGKVNCTQFESNIERLYETIEEMRSQVTGQGQGWQQVQQQLSELREEMDSKLDRLELGPFQQELENWKRSLKQFKERLLAMPDSGAGIKKQLLVPFSCLSCDRPLSMLVPGLTNPTLPLLPPLPPCPAAYPHTAVKAEGTQQQKHREQKPERQYPTVPRQHGGQHTLGAPLQRSSTLQPHPPSTLRLHKSHTQLPIQVGMTKLGDEVELVGRDGRIYKGRRPLLVDKEGTATSPEQKPAIPYSQPGQAAPGIFIQPLHHKSSSMPAEWDLGFLGKPTPSSRSASSHRQQH